The Deltaproteobacteria bacterium genome segment TGGACGTCGATGGCGACGGGAAGCTCGACGTCACGGGTATGGCGGGCTTCGGGCCATCGCTGCCGCCAGAGAGCAACTACGCGGGCTGGCTGAAGGGTTACGGCGACGGTGGGTTCTCGACGCCGAACACCATCATTGGCGCGCACTTCCCGATGCACTCGCTCATGGGCGACGCGGGCATGACCACGTTCAGCTGCGCGAACGCCGAGTTCGCCGACTTGAACGCCGACGGTCGCCTCGACGCGATCGTGCCCTGCCAGGACGTCGCTTACGGCCCCAACGGCTTCACCACGGTGATGATCGCCCTGCAACAGTCGGATGGCACCTTCGCGGCGCCGTCGATGCTCGGACTGCCGGGCGACATCGAGGTGAACTCGATGAACGTCGGTGACTTCGACGGCGATGGGAAGACCGACGTCCTGGTCTCGTCGTGCGTCGACCCAGCCACGTGTCACTACGCGCTGATGTCGTGGAGTCCCACGGGTGGCGTCTGGCTGGCGCGCGGCCAGGGCGACGGCACATTCGTGGTCGATCAGGTGATGCCCGCGACCGACGGCTTGGCGGTCGTCGCCGTTGCGGATGTCGACGGCGACGGCAACCCCGACCTCGTGAGCGGCACCGGTGGAGGCAACATGGCGCAAGCCGACGTGTACCTCGGCGACGGCACCGGACACTTCAGCGTCGCGTCCGCCTACCACCTCGACGACATGGCCTCAGCGCCCTTCGCCGCCGCGGACGTCACCGGTGACGGCAAGCTCGATCTGGTGATCGTCGGCAACGTCAACATCACGAGTCACGGGGAGGACGTCCCGAGCCAGGTCGTCGAGATCATCCCCGGCACCGGAACCGGCTGGGGAACGCCGCAGACGCTCGCCGCCGAGCCAGACATCGACTTCATGGGCGAAGCCCTGGGCGATCTCGACGGACACGGCCACACCGACATCGTCGTGGACATCCAAGCATTCAACGCGTTCGGGCCGGCTTCAGCGCTCGAGGTCTATCGCGTCAACGTGCCCGGCTGGCACAGCTGGTAGCCATCGCGATTGACTCGCGAATCAACCTGCGCTCCACTGCGCCCGCTTCCACCCGCGAGGACCGCAGATGAAGCTCCGCGAGCGCATCGACGAGCTGCAGCAGCGCAAGGGCAAGTACCGCGAGATGGGCGGCGCCGACCGCCTCGCGCGGCAGAAGCAGAAGGGCAAGCTCAACGCCCGCGAGCGCCTTGAGCTCCTCTTCGACAAGGACACCTTCGAAGAGTACGGCCTGCTCGCCGGCGCCGAGGGCACGCTGCAGTCCGAGCAGGACACGCCCTCGCCCGCGGACGGCGTCATCACCGGCGTTGGGGAAATCGACGGGCGCCCGGTGGCCGCCGCCATCTACGACTTCACCATCTTCGGCGGCAGCATCGGCGAGATCGGCGAGAAGAAGGTCGCCCGCCTGCGCGACGTGGCCCTCAAGAGCCGCATCCCCATCGTGTGGCTCGTCGACTCGGGTGGTGCGCGCCTCGGGGCCGACGGCATCGACGGGAAGAAGATCTCCGGCTTCGCCGACACCGGCTACCTCTTCCGCGAGCAGGTGGTGATGAGCGGCGTGGTGCCGCAGGTGGCCGCGATGGTCGGCCCCGGCGCCGCGGGCACCGCGTACATCCCCGGGCTCGCCGACTTTGTTCCGATGGTGAAGGGCACGAGCTCGATGGCCATCGGCGGGCCGTACCTCGTCGAGAGCATCGTGGGCGAGAAGGTCACCGAGGAAGAGCTCGGCGGCAGCAAGATCCACAACGAGCTCTCGGGCAACGCCGACGCCGAGTACGCCGACGACGCCACCTGCCTCGCCGCGATTCGCGAGTACCTGAGCTTCTTCCCCAGCCACTGCGAGTCGAAGCCGCCGCGCCGCGAGAGCAAGCAGCCCGCCGACGCGAAGGACGAGGCGCTCGCGGACATCGTCCCCGACTCGCCGCGCCGCGCGTACGACATGAAGAAGCTGCTCGAGGCGATCGTCGACGACCGGCGATTGTTTGAGCTCAAAGCAAAGTGGGCGCGCAACCTGATCACGGCGCTGGCGCGCATCGACGGCCGGCCTGTGGGCATCGTGGCCAACAACCCGATGTTCTACGCGGGCGCGCTCGACGTGAACTCGAGCGACAAGGCCGCGCGCTTCATCAACCTCTGCGACGCCTTCAACATCCCGCTGCTCTTCTTCCAGGACGTGCCCGGCTTCATGGTCGGCACGAAGGTCGAGAAGGAAGGCATCATCCGCCACGGCGCGAAGATGATGTACGCGGTGGCGAGCGCCACGGTGCCCAAGATGACGGTGGTTGTCCGCAAGGGCTATGGCGC includes the following:
- a CDS encoding acyl-CoA carboxylase subunit beta translates to MKLRERIDELQQRKGKYREMGGADRLARQKQKGKLNARERLELLFDKDTFEEYGLLAGAEGTLQSEQDTPSPADGVITGVGEIDGRPVAAAIYDFTIFGGSIGEIGEKKVARLRDVALKSRIPIVWLVDSGGARLGADGIDGKKISGFADTGYLFREQVVMSGVVPQVAAMVGPGAAGTAYIPGLADFVPMVKGTSSMAIGGPYLVESIVGEKVTEEELGGSKIHNELSGNADAEYADDATCLAAIREYLSFFPSHCESKPPRRESKQPADAKDEALADIVPDSPRRAYDMKKLLEAIVDDRRLFELKAKWARNLITALARIDGRPVGIVANNPMFYAGALDVNSSDKAARFINLCDAFNIPLLFFQDVPGFMVGTKVEKEGIIRHGAKMMYAVASATVPKMTVVVRKGYGAGYYVMCGRAFEPDLLVAWPGAEISVMGPEGMVSIGARKMLQAAENPAEMKAQLAEGLRQHIDIYRVAAMGLVDDVIDPRDTRKVLARALKRSENKRVERPYKKREISPV